The DNA segment TTATAAAATAAAATTTATTAGCTTTTTAGCTCGTCTATTAGCCGTAAAATTTGATCGATTTTTTCGGTTTTTTGTTTTAGCTTATGATTTTCCAGCACGAGCTCAAGCGTCTTTTGCGTTTGCAGCGGTAAATTTTGTGCGTTCGCCACCCATTTTTGCACGGCGGTTATGTGCACTCCTAGTTTTACGGCA comes from the Campylobacter rectus genome and includes:
- a CDS encoding helix-turn-helix domain-containing protein, whose amino-acid sequence is MSDKNIVKKVCAELEITQKELAVKLGVHITAVQKWVANAQNLPLQTQKTLELVLENHKLKQKTEKIDQILRLIDELKS